GACCCAACAGCAGCCAAGCCTGTCGCCGATTGCCGAGAAAGCGACCATAGGTATCCAGCAGGGCTGTCGGGATGACCAACATGGCGATCGCTTCCAGCCAATTGCTGAGGGCACTGGGATTTTCAAACGGATGGGCAGAGTTCGCCGCCAAGATCCCTCCACCGTTTTCTCCCAAGAGCTTGATCGCTTCGAGATGGGCGATCGGCCCACGAGCGATCGCTTGGGTTGCCCCGTCTAAGGTCTGAGCGATCGCCACCTCAGCCAAGCTTTCTGGGACACCGAGCGCCAGCAAGATCACTGCCAAAACGAGCGAGAGCGGCAGCAGCACCCGCGTCAAACTCAGCAGCCAATCGCGGTAGAAGTTACCGAGTCCTTGACCCGCCAAGCCCCGCACGAAGGCAATCCCCACTGCCAGTCCTGTCGCGGCAGACGTGAACATCAGAAATCCGATCACCCCAATCTGACTGGCATCGCTAAGACTTAGCTCACCGCTGTAGTGCTGCTGGTCAGTATTGGTGACAAAGGAAACGATCGTATGCAGGGCCAAATCCCAGCGCAGGGGCGATCGCTGAGTGGGGTTAAGCGGCAGCCAACCCTGGAGCGACAGCAGACCGGCACTCAAGATGGCGGTGATGGCATTGACGGCAAGCAGCGATCGCAGGTAGGCCCCCGCCGTCATCGACTGCTGGGGATCTACGCCGATCCACGCCCAGAGACGCTGTTCCCAAGGACGGCAGAGGCGATCGAGCAGGCTGGATTGCTCAGTAAAAACGCGCCATAGGTATCTCCCCAGAATCGGTGTTGTCAGGAGTAGTGGCGCAAGCGTCAGCCCAACTTCGACAAGAGGCAGCATCAGCCGAAACCGATGAAATGGGTGGAAGGTTGCAGGCCGGCCATTGGCAATGGCGATCACTAGCAAACTTCACAGTGTTGAGAACAACCTGCTTTTCAGGAATCGTCGCGATTTTTTTAACGTTTGGGGGACTGTCAGGTGAACCGCGATCGCTCACCCAACCTGTCGCGCGTCATGAAATAAAACGCGCTCATCATCCCGCAAGTCACAATTGGGAGCAGCGATCGGAGTCCTAGAAAGCTCTCGTTTGGTCAGGACGACTCCGATCAGCAAGCAGAATTCACCAAGGCTGAGGGCGCTTACCAGTCTGTCGGTTCAGACTCCGTCCAAACTTCCAGGCCATTCGTTCGCAGGAATGCGATCGCCTCTTCAATCCGATCCGAGGGGCCAGCCAGGCTGAGGTCAAACCACCCCTCACCAATGCCGTTCGCTCCCATCGTTGCAGCTGCGATGTTGACCTGCAGTTGGTATTCCGTGATCAGCGTGTAGATGATGGGTTCATTGCGACGGGGCTCAGGAATGCAGAGGCGGATCCGCAGCTCCGTTGTTGCAGTATCAGAACTCATGGCTAGCGCTCCTCCCGAGGGCCACACAAAGGCGTTGATCTCACTCTAGGGGGATTCGGCCGTTCCTGGGAATTGCTCCTTTAATACGCTTTGTTTCAGGCGCGATCGCGCTGAGGGGTCCTCGCAGTTCAACCGATGCCAGATTTTGCTTAACCAAAACCTATGGCTGCCTTCCCTGCAGACTGAAGGCTCTCGGCACCCAAACCCTGCAGCGATCGCCCATTGGCAAAAGTCGCACAAAGGATGCGGGGAAAAGGCGAACGATCCTTAATAATGAGGACGCCGGTAGAGGAGAGCCACTCGAGTGACTGGAACCGCCCTCGCGCAACCTCGCGCCATCACGCCTCATGAACAGCGACTCCTGGCTCAATTGCAAAGCTATCGCGATGTCCAAAGCCTGCCCCAGATTTGGGGACGAACAGCCAGTCAATTCGGTGCTGCACCAGCCCTCATTGCTCCCCATGCTGACCCACCCGTCACGATCAGCTATCAGGAACTCGCTATCCAGATTGAGGCGTTCGCGGGTGGTTTGCTCGCGCTGGGATTACCGGCCGCAACAGCTACGGATTTGCCCCCACGATTAGCCCTGTTTGCAGACAACAGCCCCCGCTGGCTGATTGCGGATCAGGGCACACTGCGAGCCGGTGCTGCCAATGCCGTCCGCGGTGCTCAGGCAGATATTCCAGAACTGCTCTACATCTTGGAAGACAGCGGCGCGATCGGCCTGATCGTTGAAGATGCTGCCCTCCTTCATAAGCTACAGCCCGGATTAGAAGAGCAATCGCTGCAATTTGTGATCGTGTTGAGCGATGAAGTGGTTGACCTGGGCGGACTGCGCGTTGTCAGCTTTAGCGAGGTGTTGGAACTAGGGCGATCGCAGACGGTACCGGAACCGACTCTCCAACTCGATCGCCTCGCAACTTTGATCTACACCTCAGGCACCACAGGCCAGCCGAAGGGCGTCATGCTCTCCCATGGCAACCTGCTCCACCAAGTTACGACTTTAGGGGTTGTCGTTCAGCCCCAACCCGGCGACACCGTTCTGAGCATTCTGCCGACTTGGCATTCCTACGAGCGGGCCTGCGAGTACTTCTTGCTCTCCCAAGGCTGCACGCAGGTCTACACTACCCTGCGCCATGTCAAACAAGATCTGCGCCACTATCGGCCCCAGTTCATGGTCAGTGTGCCGCGTCTGTGGGAGTCGATCTACGAGGGAGTCCAAAAGCAATTTCGAGAGCAACCGCCGAAAAAACGTCGCCTGATCGATACATTCTTCGCGATCAGTCAGCGCTTTGTTTTGGCGCGTCGCCGCTGGCAAGGCTTGGATTTGCTGGCCCTCGATCTCTCGCCCCTGCAACGGTTGACTGAGGGCGCTTGGATGTTGGCTTTAGCGCCCCTGCATCGTTTGGGCGATCGTCTCGTCTATGGCAAGGTGCGTGAAGCAACCGGTGGCCGCATCCGCCAAGTAATCAGTGGTGGCGGCTCACTAGCGCTTCACCTCGACACCTTCTTTGAAATCGTCGGCGTTGATCTCCTCGTTGGCTATGGTCTGACGGAAACGTCGCCCGTGCTGACCGGTCGCCGCCCTTGGCACAACCTACGCGGTTCTGCAGGTCAGCCGATTCCGGGCACAGCAATCCGCATCGTCGACCCCGAAACCCAGGAAAATCGACCCAGTGGCGATCGCGGGCTGGTGCTCGCCAAAGGGCCACAGATTATGCAGGGCTACTTTGGGAAACCGGAGGCCACGGCTCAGGTGCTCGATGCCGAAGGGTGGTTCAACACTGGCGATCTGGGTTACGTCGTGGGCGAAGGCAACCTTGTGCTAACCGGTCGGGCCAAGGACACGATCGTGCTGACCAATGGCGAGAATATTGAGCCACAGCCGATCGAGGATGCTTGCCTGCGCAGTTCCTACATCAGCCAGATCATGCTGGTGGGGCAAGATCGCAAGAGTTTGGGGGCACTGATTGTTCCCAACCAAGAGGCGATCGCCCTTTGGGCCGCTGAACAGAGCATCAGCCAAACCGATTTGCAGGGGGCAGTGCAAAAATTGATTCGCGAGGAACTCAACCGCGAAGTGCGCGACCGCCCAGGCTATCGCATTGATGACCGCATTGGTCCCTTCCGACTCCTCGAAGAACCCTTCAGCATGGAAAACGGCCTGCTGACTCAAACCCTGAAAATCCGCCGCAATGTTGTGGCGGAGCGCTACGCGGCTATGATCGACGGGATGTTTGAATCGGCGAGTTAGGCGTCGACTCAGACCCCTGACCCTTCATCCTTTTCTTTGACCCTATGGCTATCGGTACTCCTTTGCAGCTCAAGCGGACGATCAATGTCAAGGCGATCGTGACGCCGACTTGGAAGCAAGAAGCCCAAAATGCACTGCAGGGCCAGCTCGGTCAGGTAGATGCCCAGATCCAACAGCTAGACTTGCAGGGGCAGGCTGCTATCAATGAAATTCGCAGCCAAAGTGCCAATCCAGTACATCCCAATGTGCTGCAACAGATTGACAACATTCAGATTCAAGTCAATCAACAAAAAACCCAGCTACTAGAGCAAAAGAACCAAATTCTCCAGCAACTCCAGCAAGTACAAGTAGTCAACCTCGAAGAAGAAGTTAATCAGGGTCAAATCGAGAGCTTCTTTGAGCTCCATCCGGGCGATAACTTGATTGAAAAAATGCAAGTCGAAATTGTACTGCGTGATGGCGTTGTCGTCGAAATTCGCGGTGCTGCCTAGAGTGTATTGAGCCGAAAAGCCAACCTTTTGTTCTGAGAAGCTCACAGCAGATTGTGGGCTTTTTTAATGGCTATCTCCAGCAGTCGCGATCGCGCATTCAAGTCTGTCTTGACGGCTCCTCTATCCTCAGCCTACTTTTCGTTAAAACAACAGCAGAACTCAAGACAGGCGATAACAATCCTGTTGTCTAGGCGTTCGGAACTGTTAATGAGTGCAAGAGGGCAAATCGATCCGTCGTTTAAACACTTGTTCTTAAAGGCAATCAGGTATGCCAGACTGATCAACAATAGGGAAAAAGCGTTTGTGTTCTGAGACCGAGCTGACAATGGCGACTTATCACTACATTTTGGCTAGCGAAAAGTTTTTGATTGAGGAAGAACCCCTCGCAGAAGTATTGCAGGAACGCCAGCGTCACTATGCAGAGCGTAATCAGACCATCGATTTTTGGCTCGTGCGCCAGCCTGCTTTTCTCGAAGCGCCTGAGTTGGCCAGCATCAAGGCTCAGTGCCCTCAGCCTGCTGCTGCCATCATTTCGACCAATCCACAGTTCATTACTTGGCTAAAGCTGCGGCTTGAGTTTGTTCTCAAAGGCAGTTTTGAGGCACCAACAGCGGCGATCGCCGATCCCTTAGCATCCTTGGCGGCAGTCTAGATCAGTTCAATTGAAGGAGAGTTGCGGGCGTGGAGCCGTCCTAACCCGCTCCTCTTCATCAATCGATCTAGACAGAGGTGCGGGCATGGCTGAGCGTTGTTTCCAGCAGGCGATCGCAATCCAAGCGAGTTGTGCAGCGGTAGAAGCCTGTTTTCGTGATCTGAGCCTGATGCATCGCTGGTTGAACCCTCTGCTTCGCTGTCGTCCCGTCGGCGAGTGGAGCCTCAATCGCGGCAGTCGCACTCAGTTTCAGATTCAAATTCCGTTGCTCTACCCTTGCTTGGACTGTATCGTTTGCGATCGCAGCGAAGGGAAGATTGTCTGGCAGTTTGAGGGATTTTTTCAGGGAACTGATACATGGCAGTGGTGGCCCGAAGCTGACCACACACGTCTCGATAATTGCTTTCGCTTCCAGATTGCAAAGCCCTGGATTGCTTGGGGATTTGATCGCGTTGCTGCAGGAGTGACCCAGCGAGACATGCAAGCCCAACTGAAACGGCTTAAGGCGATCGCGGAATCCTTACCGGATGACCTCACCTAAGCCTGCGATCGCACGGACTCGTGGGCCAATGAATCGAGTTATTCCAGCATCATTTAGGAGTTTCGTCATTGCATCCAATCGCCAAGAAAAACCCCGCCATCGCTGA
The sequence above is a segment of the Synechococcus elongatus PCC 11801 genome. Coding sequences within it:
- the kdpA gene encoding potassium-transporting ATPase subunit KdpA; protein product: MMLPLVEVGLTLAPLLLTTPILGRYLWRVFTEQSSLLDRLCRPWEQRLWAWIGVDPQQSMTAGAYLRSLLAVNAITAILSAGLLSLQGWLPLNPTQRSPLRWDLALHTIVSFVTNTDQQHYSGELSLSDASQIGVIGFLMFTSAATGLAVGIAFVRGLAGQGLGNFYRDWLLSLTRVLLPLSLVLAVILLALGVPESLAEVAIAQTLDGATQAIARGPIAHLEAIKLLGENGGGILAANSAHPFENPSALSNWLEAIAMLVIPTALLDTYGRFLGNRRQAWLLLGLATGLLLVLVGLAVSSEGQGNPGLQTWVQGPNWEGKEIRFDWVQSALWSVITTSTMTGAVNADLDSLMPLSNLATLFALFLQVIFGGQGLGAAYLVVFVLLSIFVTGLMVGRTPDFQGRKIEKPQVVLASLILLVHPLFVLIPSAIALSQPVVTQTLSQAGFHGLSQAIYEYASASANNGSGLEGLQDDTLWWNLSTTVSLLGGRFLPIAALLALAEGMGHKPQLPPTAGSLRSDTPLFTGVTAIVIAILGALTFFPVLALGPIAEALQLYR
- a CDS encoding YlqD family protein, with the protein product MAIGTPLQLKRTINVKAIVTPTWKQEAQNALQGQLGQVDAQIQQLDLQGQAAINEIRSQSANPVHPNVLQQIDNIQIQVNQQKTQLLEQKNQILQQLQQVQVVNLEEEVNQGQIESFFELHPGDNLIEKMQVEIVLRDGVVVEIRGAA
- a CDS encoding NIL domain-containing protein; translation: MSSDTATTELRIRLCIPEPRRNEPIIYTLITEYQLQVNIAAATMGANGIGEGWFDLSLAGPSDRIEEAIAFLRTNGLEVWTESEPTDW
- a CDS encoding MgPME-cyclase complex family protein, which encodes MATYHYILASEKFLIEEEPLAEVLQERQRHYAERNQTIDFWLVRQPAFLEAPELASIKAQCPQPAAAIISTNPQFITWLKLRLEFVLKGSFEAPTAAIADPLASLAAV
- a CDS encoding SRPBCC family protein is translated as MAERCFQQAIAIQASCAAVEACFRDLSLMHRWLNPLLRCRPVGEWSLNRGSRTQFQIQIPLLYPCLDCIVCDRSEGKIVWQFEGFFQGTDTWQWWPEADHTRLDNCFRFQIAKPWIAWGFDRVAAGVTQRDMQAQLKRLKAIAESLPDDLT
- a CDS encoding AMP-dependent synthetase/ligase, with protein sequence MTGTALAQPRAITPHEQRLLAQLQSYRDVQSLPQIWGRTASQFGAAPALIAPHADPPVTISYQELAIQIEAFAGGLLALGLPAATATDLPPRLALFADNSPRWLIADQGTLRAGAANAVRGAQADIPELLYILEDSGAIGLIVEDAALLHKLQPGLEEQSLQFVIVLSDEVVDLGGLRVVSFSEVLELGRSQTVPEPTLQLDRLATLIYTSGTTGQPKGVMLSHGNLLHQVTTLGVVVQPQPGDTVLSILPTWHSYERACEYFLLSQGCTQVYTTLRHVKQDLRHYRPQFMVSVPRLWESIYEGVQKQFREQPPKKRRLIDTFFAISQRFVLARRRWQGLDLLALDLSPLQRLTEGAWMLALAPLHRLGDRLVYGKVREATGGRIRQVISGGGSLALHLDTFFEIVGVDLLVGYGLTETSPVLTGRRPWHNLRGSAGQPIPGTAIRIVDPETQENRPSGDRGLVLAKGPQIMQGYFGKPEATAQVLDAEGWFNTGDLGYVVGEGNLVLTGRAKDTIVLTNGENIEPQPIEDACLRSSYISQIMLVGQDRKSLGALIVPNQEAIALWAAEQSISQTDLQGAVQKLIREELNREVRDRPGYRIDDRIGPFRLLEEPFSMENGLLTQTLKIRRNVVAERYAAMIDGMFESAS